TAGCAGAGGTCACCACTAGAGCAGGTTGAGGGAGACACGGAAGAAATCCGAATCTTACCTGCGCTGACCCCGCCCCTCGCTGCCGCACTCTctgcagccacccctcccccgccccataGACGGACACCTGAGTGCACCGCACCTTCCTCCAGGGAGCCAGCGAATAAGGATATGTGCAGAGAAcctcaggcagcagagggcgccctcaGAGCAGGCTGAAGGGGACACGGGAGGAAACCCAAAGACTTTCCTGGGCAGCCTTCGCCCCCAGCTGGCGCCCTCTCAGTAACAGCCCTGTCCAAAGCATTTCACCGCCCCCTGAGCGCAGCCGACCCTCCTGCCGGGAGCCAGCCAACAAGGAAATGTTCACAAAACGAACCTGTGGTAGCACTGGGCGCCCTAGAGCAGGCTGAGTAGGACAAGTGAAGAAACCATCAGGGTTGCCTGGGAAGCCCCTATCCTTCTGTGCTACCCTGTCTGCAtccgccctgccccctcccaagaACCCGCCCCCTGGGCAAACCGTGCCAGCATGCTGGTAGCCAGCCAATACCGGGAAGTGTACACAGTGAACCTGGGGTAGCAGTGGGAGCCCCTACAGTATGCTGAGGGGGACAGTGGAAGAAATATACAGGCTTCCGTTGGCATCCCCCATCCTTCGCTGATGCCATGTCTGCAAGCGCCACGCCCCCTCACCGGACCCCGCCCCCTGGCAATACCGCGCCGGAATCCTGGGAGCCAGATACACGGGGAAGTGTAGCACGTGAACCTGCGGTAGCATGGGGCACCCGTatagcaggctgagggggacacgtTTGGAAATACCCGGGTTTCCGTGGGCAGCCCCCATCCATCCCTGCTGCCATGTCTACTGCTGCCTTGCCCTCTTCCCCGACCCCGCCCATTGGCCATACTGCGCCAGCATCCCAGGAGCCAGCCAACACGGGGAACTTCACCCAGTGAATCTGGGGTAGCAGAGCGCGCctccagagcaggctgagggagaCACGGCAGGAATCCGAATCTCACCTGCGCTGACCCCGCCCCTCGCTGCCGCACTCTCTGCAgccgcccctccccagccccatagAGGGACACCTGAGTGCACCGCGCCTGCCTCCAGGGAGCCAGCTCACAAGGAGTTGTGCACCCAGTGAAGCTCAGGCAGCCGAGGGCGCCCTCAGAGCAGGCTGAAGGGGACACGGGAGAAAACCCaaaggctttcctgggcagccttCGCCCCCAGCTGTCGCCCTCTCTGTAACAGCCCCGTCCAAAGAATTTCACCGCCCCCTCAGCGCAGCCGACCCTCCTGCCGGAATCCAGCCAACAAGAGATATTCACAAACTGAAGTTGGGATAGCACTGGGTGCCCCATTGCAGACTGAGTTGCACAAGGGAAGAAACCATCAGGGTTGCCTGGGAAGCCCCCATCCTTCGGAGCTGCCCTGTCTGCTTCCGCCCTGCCCCATCCCGCGAACCCGTCCCCTTGGGCGAACCGCGCTTGTATCCTGGAAGCCAGCCAATACGGGGAATTGTACCCAGTGTACCTGGGGTAGCACTGGGCACCCCCACAGCAGGCTTAGGAGGATAGTGAAAGAAATATACAGGCTTCAGTATGCATCCCCCATCCTTCGCTAATGCCCTGTCTGCAACTTCCACGCCCTCTCCCCGGACCCCGCCCCCTGGCAATACCGCGCCGGAATCCCGGGTTCCGGCTACACGGGGAAGTGTACCACGTGAATCTGCGGTAGCAGAGGGCACCcgcagagcaggctgagggggacaagTTTGGAAATACGCAGGCTTCCGTGGGCAGCCCCCATTCATCCCTGCTGCCCTGTCTTCTgccgccccgcccccttccccgaCCCGGCCCATTGGCCATACTGCTCCAGCATCCCGGGATCCAGCCAACACGGGGAAGTTCACCCAGTGAATCTGGCGTAGCAGAGGGCGCCTCCAGAGCAGGCTGACGGAGACACAGGGGGAATCCGAATCTTACTTGCGCTGAACCTGCCCATCGCTGCCGCCCTCTCTgcagccgcccctcccccaccccatagACGGACACAAGAGCGCACCCCGCCTGCCTCCAGGGAGCCAGCCAAATAGGAGATGTGCACCCAGTGAACCTTAGGTAGCAGAGAGTGCCCTCAGAGCAGGCTGAAGGGGACACGGGAGGAAACCCAAAGGCTTTCCTGGTTAGTCTTCGCCCCCAGCTGGGGCCGTCTCTGTAACAGCCCCGTCCAAAGCATGTCACCGCCCTCTGAGCGCAGCCGACCCTCCTGCCCGGAGCCAGCTAACAAGGAGATATTCACCAAATGAACCTGGGGTAGCACTGGACGTCCCAGAGCAGGCTGAGTTGGTCAAGGGAAGAAACCATCAGGGTTGCCTAGGAAGCCCCCATCCTTCGGTGCTGCCCTGTCTGCATCCGCCCTGCCCCCTCCCGCGTACCCGCCCCCTGGGCGAATCACGCTAGCATCCTGGTTACAGGTCATTATGGGGAATTGTACCCAGTGAATCGGGGGTAGCAGAGGGCGCCCGCaaagcaggctgagggggacagtgGAAGAAATATACAGGCTTCCGATTGCATCCCCCATCCTTCGCTGATGCCCTGTCTGCAACCGCCCCGCGCCCTCCCCGGACCCCGCCCCCTGGCAATAAGGCGCCGTAATCCCAGGAGCCGGCTACACGGGGAAGTGTAGCACGTGAACCTGCGGTAGCAGAGGGCACCCggagagcaggctgagggggacaaaTTTGTAAATACGCAGGATTCCGTGGGCAGCCCCCATCCATCCCTGCTGCCATGTCTACTGCCGCCTTGCCCCCTTCCCCGACCCCGCCCATTGGCCATACTGCACCAGCATCCCGGGAGCCAGCCAACACGGGGAACTTCACCCAGTGAATCTGGTGTAGCAGAGGGCGCctccagagcaggctgagggagaCACGGCAGGAATCCGAATCTTACCTGCGCTGACCCCGCCCCTCGCTGCCGCACTCTCTGCAGCCTCCCCGCCCTCGCTAGCGCCACCGCCCTTCAGGGCACAGCGCCCGCCTAGAGGGAGCCAGCCAGCACTTGGATGTGCAGCCAGTGAACCTGGGGTATCAGACGCAGACCCCAGGTCAGGCCAAGGGTGACATGGGAGCAAAGATTCAGGTTTAGTGGTTAGCCCCGCCTTTCCACTGCAGCCCCTGATGGAACCTCGGCAGCCTCCCATGACTTGGCTGACAAGGAGACTTCAATCCCGCAAACCCGGGGTTGCAGAGGCCGTcccaagggcaggagagggggagatCGGAGGAAAATTGCCAACTCGCCAGTGCAGCCCCCTTAGCTGCAGTGCCTCCGCACCCTCCACCGCTATCCTCTTTGACTGAGAGCACCACGCCCGCTCCCAAGAGCAGGCTGATTAAAGGGTTTGAGTCTGGCGAACGTGGGTGAGCGGAGGTCGCCCCCAGGCCAGTCCGTTGAGGACATGGGAGAAAAACCTCTGGCTCTCAAGGGGCACCCCAGTCCCCTCACGCTGTCCCTGACACCGTCCCCTGGCGGCACTCCGCCTCtattgtgtctgtctgtctgtctgcctgcttgCCTGAcagtctatctatctattataGGAGGGGAGAGGATAGTCTTTGTCTGCGTGTTTCTGTGTGTCTATCTAATGGAcgaggaggaggctagaatgtcGGTCTATCTCTCTGCCTACCTATATCTCTGTCAATCTATCTATgcaaagaaggaggcagaggaggcaagtgtgtttCTCTATCTGCATAattgaggaggagaaggagggtagtgtgtgtgtgtgtgtatgtatgtgtgtgtgtgtgtgtgtgtgtctgtccatgACTAtactttctatctaatggaggaggaggtggaggaagctAGCGtgactttctgtctgtctgtctgcagatGCATCTAATGAAGTAGGAGGACGCTAGTGAGTTCGTCTGTCTGTCTATTGGAGGAGTTGagtgtgtctgtctctcagtctgtctaattgtttctttatctactagaggaggaggctagtgtgcctatCTATTTAAGCTATTGTAGTAGGAGGTGGAGGGTAGTCTGTCTGTCGctattatctatctacctatctacctacctatcaaGTGGAGGCATACGAGCAGGGTAGTGTGTCTTTTCATCTATCTGTGTGTTGGAGGAGGAAGTTAGCGTGTCTATCTACTTACCTACCTTATTGAGGAGGAACAGgaggctggtgtgtgtgtgtatctgtctgacaatctatctaatggaggaggagatcAGTGTGTCGATCTACCTACCTAATTGAGGAGTAGAAAGAGGCttctctgtgtgagtgtgtgtgtgtgtgtttgtgtgtgtgagtctgtctttctatctatgTATGGGTGTACCTACATAATATAGGAGGGCGAGGAGTTTAGTATAACTATTTGTTAATAAACGAATGAAGAGACTAGTGTGTCTGCCTCTCTATTTatatgtgtgtctctctgtgtattggaggaagcct
The nucleotide sequence above comes from Camelus ferus isolate YT-003-E chromosome 24, BCGSAC_Cfer_1.0, whole genome shotgun sequence. Encoded proteins:
- the LOC116659627 gene encoding uncharacterized protein LOC116659627; the protein is MGHPVLSQLQFVNISCWLDSGRRVGCAEGAVKFFGRGCYREGDSWGRRLPRKAFGFSPVSPSACSEGALGCLSFTGCTTPCELAPWRQARCTQVSLYGAGEGRLQRVRQRGAGSAQVRFGFLPCLPQPALEARSATPDSLGEVPRVGWLLGCWRSMANGRGRGRGQGSSRHGSRDGWGLPTETRVFPNVSPSACYTGAPCYRRFTCYTSPCIWLPGFRRGIARGRGPVRGRGACRHGISEGWGMPTEACIFLPLSPSAYCRGSHCYPRFTVYTSRYWLATSMLARFAQGAGSWEGAGRMQTG